One window of the Janthinobacterium sp. PAMC25594 genome contains the following:
- the rpoC gene encoding DNA-directed RNA polymerase subunit beta', giving the protein MKALLDLFKQVQTNETFDAIKIGLASPEKIRSWSYGEVKKPETINYRTFKPERDGLFCAKIFGPIKDYECLCGKYKRLKHRGVICEKCGVEVTLAKVRRERMGHIELASPTAHIWFLKSLPSRLGMVLDMTLRDIERVLYFEAYVVTDPGMTPLKKCQIMSEDDYAAKYEEYGDDFTAFMGAEGIRELLRSIDIHRDAETLRVELKESKSEAKIKKYAKRLKVLEAFQRSGIKPDWMIMEVLPVLPPELRPLVPLDGGRFATSDLNDLYRRVINRNNRLKRLMELRAPEIITRNEKRMLQEAVDSLLDNGRRGKAMTGANKRPLKSLAEMIKGKGGRFRQNLLGKRVDYSGRSVIVVGPQLKLHQCGLPKLMALELFKPFIFNKLELMGLATTIKAAKKLVEIQEPVVWDILEDVIREHPIMLNRAPTLHRLGIQAFEPVLIEGKAIQLHPLVCAAFNADFDGDQMAVHVPLSIEAQMEARTLMLASNNILFPSNGEPSIVPSQDIVLGLYYATREAINAKNEGMMFPDVSEVIRAYDNKEVELTTRVTVRITEYPKNAETGEFEKTITRYETTIGRAILSEILPKGLPFSVLNRALKKKEISKLINTSFRKCGLRATVVFADKLMQSGFRLATRAGISICVDDMLVPPQKVTLIAAAESEVKQIEQQYASGLVTAGERYNKVVDIWGKTSDEVGKAMMDQLKVEDVIRRDGTKSTQESFNAIYMMADSGARGSAAQIRQLAGMRGLMAKPDGSIIETPITANFREGLNVLQYFISTHGARKGLADTALKTANSGYLTRRLVDVTQDLVVIEDDCGTMNGALMKALVEGGEVIEALRDRILGRVTVHDVVHPETQETLYEAGSLLDEDMVEEIERLSIDEVKVRTPLTCDTRFGLCAKCYGRDLGRGMLVNAGEAVGVVAAQSIGEPGTQLTMRTFHIGGAASRAAVASSVEAKSNGTIRFTATMRYVTNGKGAQIVISRSGEVLITDDHGRERERHKVPYGATLIVKDGLVIKAGTALATWDPLTRPIITEYAGQVRFENVEEGVTVARQVDEVTGLSTLVAIDAKRRGSLTKTLRPQVKLINEANEEVKIAGTEHSVAIGFQVGALIMVKDGQQVSVGEVLARIPTESQKTRDITGGLPRVAELFEARSPKDAGMLAEVTGTVAFGKETKGKQRLEITDMDGNKHEFLITKDKQVLVHDGQVVNKGEMIVDGPADPQDILRLLGIEALARYIVDEVQDVYRLQGVKINDKHIEVIVRQMLRRVQIVNAGDTNYIVGEQVERSELLDQNDLMEAGNKIPATYENVLLGITKASLSTDSFISAASFQETTRVLTEAAIMGKRDGLRGLKENVIVGRLIPGGTGLAFHRARKEKEAWEVEERQALLLAEKASMAGEAAEALQDIESQQHHGDEA; this is encoded by the coding sequence ATGAAAGCACTGCTCGATCTATTCAAGCAAGTACAGACCAACGAGACCTTCGATGCAATCAAGATCGGTCTCGCTTCGCCTGAGAAAATCCGTTCGTGGTCCTACGGCGAAGTCAAAAAGCCGGAAACCATCAACTACCGTACCTTCAAGCCTGAGCGCGATGGCCTGTTCTGCGCCAAGATCTTTGGCCCGATCAAGGATTACGAATGCCTGTGCGGCAAGTACAAGCGCCTGAAACACCGCGGCGTGATCTGCGAAAAGTGCGGCGTCGAAGTCACGCTGGCCAAGGTGCGCCGCGAGCGCATGGGCCACATCGAGCTGGCCTCGCCGACCGCGCACATCTGGTTCCTGAAGTCGCTGCCGTCGCGTCTGGGCATGGTCCTGGACATGACCCTGCGGGACATCGAACGCGTGCTGTACTTTGAAGCATACGTCGTGACCGATCCGGGCATGACCCCGCTGAAGAAGTGCCAGATCATGTCGGAAGACGACTACGCCGCCAAGTACGAAGAGTACGGCGACGACTTCACCGCCTTCATGGGCGCCGAAGGTATCCGTGAACTGCTGCGCTCGATCGACATCCACCGCGATGCCGAAACCCTGCGCGTGGAACTGAAGGAATCGAAATCCGAAGCCAAGATCAAGAAATACGCCAAGCGCCTGAAAGTGCTGGAAGCGTTCCAGCGTTCGGGCATCAAGCCTGACTGGATGATCATGGAAGTGCTGCCGGTGCTGCCGCCGGAACTGCGTCCGCTGGTACCACTGGATGGTGGCCGTTTCGCGACCTCGGATCTGAACGATCTGTATCGCCGCGTCATCAACCGTAACAACCGTCTGAAACGCCTGATGGAGCTGCGCGCTCCAGAGATCATCACGCGCAACGAAAAGCGCATGCTGCAAGAAGCAGTCGATTCGCTGCTGGACAATGGCCGTCGCGGCAAAGCGATGACCGGCGCCAACAAGCGTCCGCTGAAATCGCTGGCAGAAATGATCAAGGGCAAGGGCGGCCGTTTCCGTCAAAACTTGCTGGGCAAACGCGTCGATTACTCCGGTCGTTCGGTCATCGTCGTGGGCCCGCAATTGAAACTGCATCAGTGCGGCTTGCCGAAACTGATGGCGCTGGAACTGTTCAAACCATTCATTTTCAATAAACTGGAACTGATGGGTCTGGCGACCACGATCAAGGCAGCGAAAAAGCTGGTCGAGATTCAAGAGCCGGTCGTGTGGGACATCCTGGAAGACGTGATTCGCGAACATCCGATCATGTTGAACCGCGCACCAACCTTGCACCGCCTGGGTATCCAGGCCTTCGAGCCAGTCCTGATTGAAGGCAAGGCCATCCAGTTGCACCCACTCGTCTGCGCCGCATTCAACGCCGACTTTGACGGTGACCAAATGGCGGTCCACGTTCCTCTGTCGATCGAAGCACAGATGGAAGCACGCACCCTGATGCTGGCATCGAACAACATCCTGTTCCCATCGAACGGCGAACCGTCGATCGTGCCGTCGCAGGATATCGTGCTGGGTCTGTACTACGCGACACGCGAAGCGATCAATGCGAAGAACGAAGGGATGATGTTCCCTGACGTCTCGGAAGTGATCCGCGCCTACGACAACAAGGAAGTCGAACTGACGACCCGCGTCACCGTGCGTATTACCGAATACCCGAAAAACGCCGAAACGGGCGAATTCGAGAAAACGATTACCCGCTACGAAACGACGATCGGCCGTGCGATCCTGTCGGAAATTCTGCCTAAAGGCTTGCCGTTCTCCGTCCTGAACCGCGCGCTGAAAAAGAAAGAAATTTCCAAGCTGATCAACACGTCGTTCCGCAAGTGCGGCCTGCGCGCCACCGTGGTGTTCGCAGACAAACTGATGCAATCGGGTTTCCGCCTGGCGACACGCGCCGGTATCTCGATCTGCGTCGACGACATGCTGGTACCGCCGCAAAAAGTCACCCTGATCGCGGCGGCCGAGTCGGAAGTCAAGCAGATCGAACAGCAATACGCCTCGGGTCTCGTGACCGCCGGCGAGCGTTACAACAAGGTAGTCGATATCTGGGGCAAAACCTCGGATGAAGTCGGCAAGGCCATGATGGACCAGCTCAAAGTCGAAGACGTGATTCGCCGCGACGGCACCAAGTCGACGCAAGAATCGTTCAACGCCATTTACATGATGGCCGACTCCGGCGCGCGCGGTTCCGCAGCCCAGATTCGTCAGTTGGCCGGTATGCGTGGTCTGATGGCCAAACCGGATGGCTCGATTATCGAAACGCCGATTACCGCGAACTTCCGCGAAGGTCTGAACGTTTTGCAGTACTTCATTTCGACCCACGGTGCGCGTAAAGGTCTGGCCGATACGGCGCTGAAAACGGCGAACTCCGGTTACCTGACGCGTCGTCTGGTTGACGTGACGCAAGACTTGGTGGTGATCGAGGACGATTGCGGCACCATGAACGGCGCGCTGATGAAGGCGCTGGTCGAAGGTGGTGAAGTCATCGAAGCGCTGCGCGACCGTATCCTCGGCCGCGTCACCGTGCACGATGTCGTCCATCCTGAAACCCAGGAAACGCTGTACGAAGCCGGTTCGCTGCTGGACGAAGACATGGTCGAAGAGATCGAGCGTCTGTCCATCGATGAAGTCAAGGTCCGTACGCCACTGACTTGCGACACGCGCTTCGGCCTGTGCGCCAAGTGCTATGGCCGCGATCTGGGCCGCGGCATGCTGGTCAACGCCGGCGAAGCCGTCGGTGTGGTGGCAGCGCAGTCGATTGGTGAGCCGGGTACCCAGCTGACCATGCGTACGTTCCACATTGGTGGTGCGGCTTCGCGTGCGGCAGTGGCATCGTCGGTGGAAGCGAAGTCGAACGGTACCATCCGCTTCACGGCAACCATGCGTTACGTGACGAACGGCAAGGGCGCGCAAATCGTCATTTCCCGTTCCGGCGAAGTGCTGATCACCGACGACCATGGTCGTGAGCGTGAGCGTCATAAAGTACCGTACGGCGCGACCCTGATCGTCAAGGACGGTCTGGTCATCAAAGCTGGTACGGCACTGGCAACGTGGGATCCGCTGACCCGTCCGATCATTACCGAATACGCCGGTCAAGTGCGTTTCGAGAACGTCGAAGAAGGCGTCACCGTAGCCCGTCAGGTCGACGAAGTGACCGGTCTGTCCACCCTGGTGGCGATCGATGCGAAACGTCGCGGTTCGTTGACGAAAACGTTGCGTCCGCAAGTCAAGCTGATCAACGAAGCGAACGAAGAAGTCAAGATCGCCGGCACCGAACACTCGGTGGCGATCGGCTTCCAGGTCGGCGCGCTGATCATGGTCAAGGACGGTCAACAGGTATCGGTTGGTGAAGTGCTGGCACGTATTCCTACCGAATCGCAAAAAACGCGCGATATTACCGGTGGTCTGCCACGCGTTGCGGAACTGTTCGAAGCGCGCTCGCCGAAAGATGCCGGTATGCTGGCGGAAGTCACGGGTACGGTTGCGTTCGGTAAAGAAACCAAGGGCAAGCAGCGTCTGGAAATCACGGACATGGACGGCAACAAGCATGAGTTCTTGATCACCAAGGACAAACAAGTGCTGGTGCATGACGGCCAAGTCGTGAACAAGGGCGAGATGATCGTGGACGGCCCGGCCGATCCGCAAGACATCCTGCGCCTGCTGGGTATCGAAGCACTGGCACGTTACATCGTCGACGAAGTGCAAGACGTGTACCGTCTGCAAGGCGTGAAGATCAATGACAAGCACATCGAAGTGATCGTGCGTCAGATGCTGCGCCGCGTACAGATCGTCAATGCCGGCGACACCAACTACATCGTTGGCGAGCAGGTTGAGCGTTCGGAACTGCTGGATCAGAACGACCTGATGGAAGCCGGAAACAAAATTCCTGCGACCTACGAAAACGTTCTGCTGGGTATTACCAAGGCTTCGCTGTCGACCGATTCGTTCATCTCGGCCGCATCGTTCCAGGAAACCACCCGCGTGCTGACCGAAGCGGCGATCATGGGCAAGCGCGATGGTTTGCGCGGCCTGAAAGAGAACGTCATCGTCGGTCGCCTGATTCCTGGCGGTACGGGCCTGGCCTTCCACCGCGCACGCAAAGAAAAAGAAGCGTGGGAAGTGGAAGAGCGTCAAGCACTGCTGCTGGCCGAGAAAGCCTCGATGGCCGGCGAAGCTGCCGAAGCGTTGCAGGATATTGAAAGCCAGCAACACCACGGCGACGAAGCGTAA
- the rpoB gene encoding DNA-directed RNA polymerase subunit beta yields MHYSFTEKKRIRKSFAKRANVHHVPFLLATQLESYHSFLQEDIAPSGRKNDGLQSAFTSIFPIVSHNGFARLEFLSYVLGDPAFDVKECQQRGLTFASPLRAKVRLVILDKESPTKPVVKEMKEQEVYMGELPLMTTTGSFVINGTERVIVSQLHRSPGVFFEHDRGKTHSSGKLLFSARIIPYRGSWLDFEFDPKDILFFRVDRRRKMPVTILLKAIGMSHEQILANFFVFDNFNLRSEGAEMEFVAERLRGEVARFDIVDKSGKTLVLKDKRINAKHVRDIEAAGIKHISVPEDYLLGRVLAKNIVDGDTGEVVASANDELTEDLLGRLRDANISEIQTLYTNDLDQGAYISQTLRIDDTADQMAAKVAIYRMMRPGEPPTEDSVEALFNGLFYNSDRYDLSAVGRMKFNRRIGRDELTGAMTLSNEDVLAVIKILVELRNGRGEVDDIDHLGNRRVRCVGELAENQFRAGLVRVERAVKERLGQAEADNLMPHDLINSKPISAAIREFFGSSQLSQFMDQTNPLSEITHKRRVSALGPGGLTRERAGFEVRDVHPTHYGRVCPIETPEGPNIGLINSLALYARLNEYGFLETPYRKVEGSKITDQIDYLSAIEEGRYIIAQANATISDEGTLSDELVSAREAGETILVSPERIQYMDVAPGQIVSVAASLIPFLEHDDANRALMGANMQRQAVPCLRPEKALVGTGIERTVAVDSGTTVQALRGGIVDYIDAGRVVIRVNDDEATAGEVGVDIYNLIKYTRSNQNTNINQRPIVQVGDRVAKRDVIADGASTDLGELALGQNMTVAFMPWNGLNFEDSILISENVVKDDRYTSIHIEELSVVARDTKLGAEEITRDISNLAENQLARLDESGIVYIGAEVQAGDTLVGKVTPKGETQLTPEEKLLRAIFGEKASDVKDTSLRVPSGMIGTVIDVQVFTREGIVRDKRAQQIIDDELKRFRLDLNDQMRIVEGDAFQRLEKMLIGKVVNGGPKKLAKGAKITKDYLADLDKYHWFDIRPADDDAAVALEAIKESINEKRHQFDLAFEEKRKKLTQGDELQPGVQKMVKVYLAVKRRLQSGDKMAGRHGNKGVVSRIVPVEDMPYMADGTPADVVLNPLGVPSRMNVGQILETHLGWAAKGLGIRIGEMLKAQTKVEQMRKYLTTIYNDNGRAEDLDKFDDEEIMKLAENLKKGVPFATPVFDGANEEEIRRMLDLAYPDDIAKNLGMTPSKNQVTMYDGRTGEAFERKVTVGVMHMLKLHHLVDDKMHARSTGPYSLVTQQPLGGKAQFGGQRFGEMEVWALEAYGASYVLQEMLTVKSDDVNGRTKVYENLVKGDHVIDAGMPESFNVLVKEIRSLGIDIDLERN; encoded by the coding sequence ATGCACTACTCATTTACTGAGAAGAAACGCATTCGCAAATCATTCGCGAAGCGCGCCAACGTTCACCACGTTCCGTTCCTGCTGGCGACCCAGCTCGAGTCTTATCATAGCTTCTTGCAAGAGGACATAGCACCGTCCGGCCGCAAGAATGATGGCCTGCAGTCGGCTTTCACTTCGATTTTCCCTATCGTGTCGCACAATGGTTTTGCGCGTCTCGAATTCTTGTCGTACGTCCTGGGCGATCCTGCCTTCGACGTCAAAGAATGTCAACAACGTGGCCTGACGTTCGCGTCGCCGCTGCGCGCGAAAGTGCGCCTGGTGATCCTGGACAAGGAATCGCCAACCAAGCCTGTCGTCAAAGAGATGAAGGAACAGGAAGTCTACATGGGCGAATTGCCGCTCATGACGACCACCGGTTCGTTCGTGATCAACGGCACGGAGCGGGTTATCGTTTCCCAGCTGCACCGTTCGCCTGGCGTGTTCTTCGAGCACGACCGCGGCAAGACTCACTCGTCCGGTAAACTGCTGTTCTCCGCGCGTATCATTCCTTACCGCGGTTCGTGGCTGGACTTCGAGTTCGACCCGAAAGACATCCTGTTCTTCCGCGTCGACCGCCGCCGCAAGATGCCAGTGACGATCCTGCTCAAAGCCATCGGCATGTCGCATGAGCAAATCCTGGCCAATTTCTTTGTCTTCGACAATTTCAACCTGCGCTCCGAAGGCGCGGAAATGGAATTCGTCGCCGAACGTCTGCGCGGCGAAGTGGCGCGCTTTGACATCGTCGACAAGTCGGGCAAGACCCTGGTGCTGAAAGACAAGCGTATCAACGCCAAGCACGTGCGTGATATCGAAGCTGCCGGCATCAAGCACATTTCCGTACCGGAAGATTACCTGCTGGGCCGCGTATTGGCGAAGAACATCGTCGATGGCGACACCGGTGAAGTCGTCGCCTCCGCGAACGATGAGCTGACGGAAGACTTGCTGGGTCGCCTGCGCGATGCCAACATTTCCGAAATCCAGACCTTGTACACCAACGACCTGGATCAAGGCGCCTACATCTCGCAAACCCTGCGTATCGACGACACCGCCGACCAGATGGCTGCGAAAGTGGCGATCTACCGCATGATGCGTCCAGGCGAACCGCCAACGGAAGACTCCGTTGAAGCGCTGTTCAATGGCCTGTTCTACAACTCGGACCGCTACGACCTGTCGGCCGTGGGCCGCATGAAGTTCAATCGCCGCATTGGCCGCGATGAACTGACCGGCGCCATGACCCTGTCGAACGAAGACGTGCTGGCCGTGATCAAGATCCTGGTGGAACTGCGCAATGGCCGCGGCGAAGTCGACGATATCGATCACCTGGGTAACCGTCGCGTACGTTGCGTGGGCGAACTGGCTGAGAATCAATTCCGCGCCGGCCTGGTGCGTGTTGAGCGCGCCGTCAAGGAACGCCTCGGCCAAGCCGAAGCGGACAACCTGATGCCGCATGACCTGATCAACTCGAAGCCGATTTCGGCTGCGATTCGCGAGTTCTTCGGTTCGTCCCAGCTGTCGCAGTTCATGGACCAAACCAATCCTCTGTCGGAAATTACCCACAAGCGCCGTGTATCGGCTCTGGGACCCGGCGGTCTGACACGCGAACGCGCCGGCTTTGAAGTGCGCGACGTGCATCCGACCCACTACGGCCGCGTCTGCCCGATCGAGACACCGGAAGGTCCGAACATTGGTCTGATCAACTCGCTGGCTCTGTATGCCCGCCTGAATGAATACGGCTTCCTGGAAACCCCGTACCGCAAGGTCGAAGGTTCCAAGATCACCGATCAGATCGACTACCTGTCCGCCATCGAAGAAGGCCGCTACATCATCGCTCAGGCGAATGCGACCATCAGCGATGAAGGCACGCTGTCCGATGAACTGGTGTCGGCCCGTGAAGCCGGCGAAACCATCCTGGTCTCCCCGGAGCGCATCCAGTACATGGACGTGGCGCCAGGCCAGATCGTTTCCGTTGCTGCCTCGCTGATTCCGTTCCTCGAACACGATGATGCAAACCGTGCATTGATGGGCGCCAACATGCAACGCCAGGCTGTGCCTTGCTTGCGTCCGGAAAAAGCGCTGGTCGGTACCGGTATCGAACGCACCGTTGCGGTCGACTCGGGCACCACCGTGCAAGCCTTGCGTGGCGGTATCGTCGATTACATCGATGCGGGCCGTGTCGTGATTCGCGTCAACGATGACGAAGCCACGGCTGGTGAAGTGGGCGTCGACATCTACAACCTGATCAAGTACACCCGTTCGAACCAGAACACCAACATCAACCAGCGTCCTATCGTGCAAGTGGGCGACCGTGTTGCCAAGCGCGACGTGATCGCCGATGGCGCATCGACCGACCTGGGTGAATTGGCACTGGGCCAGAACATGACCGTGGCTTTCATGCCATGGAATGGTCTGAACTTCGAAGATTCGATCCTGATCTCGGAAAACGTCGTCAAGGATGACCGCTACACCTCGATTCACATCGAAGAGTTGTCGGTGGTTGCCCGTGACACGAAACTGGGCGCGGAAGAAATTACGCGCGACATCTCGAACCTGGCTGAAAATCAGCTGGCACGTCTGGATGAGTCCGGTATCGTCTACATCGGCGCTGAAGTACAGGCCGGCGACACCCTGGTCGGTAAAGTGACGCCTAAAGGCGAAACCCAGCTGACCCCGGAAGAGAAGCTGCTGCGCGCGATTTTCGGCGAAAAAGCCTCGGACGTAAAAGATACGTCGCTGCGCGTGCCTTCGGGCATGATCGGCACCGTGATCGACGTGCAAGTCTTCACGCGTGAAGGCATCGTGCGCGACAAGCGTGCTCAGCAAATTATCGATGACGAACTGAAACGCTTCCGTCTGGATCTGAACGACCAGATGCGTATCGTCGAAGGCGATGCCTTCCAGCGTCTGGAAAAAATGCTGATCGGCAAAGTTGTCAACGGCGGCCCTAAAAAGCTGGCCAAAGGCGCCAAGATCACCAAGGACTACCTGGCCGATCTGGACAAATACCACTGGTTCGACATCCGCCCTGCGGATGACGATGCAGCGGTAGCGCTCGAAGCGATCAAGGAATCGATCAACGAGAAGCGTCACCAGTTCGACCTGGCCTTCGAAGAGAAGCGCAAGAAACTGACGCAAGGCGATGAGCTGCAACCAGGCGTGCAAAAAATGGTCAAGGTGTACCTGGCCGTGAAACGCCGCCTGCAGTCGGGCGACAAGATGGCAGGTCGCCACGGTAACAAGGGTGTGGTTTCCCGTATTGTTCCTGTGGAAGACATGCCATACATGGCCGACGGCACGCCAGCCGACGTTGTGCTGAACCCGCTGGGCGTTCCTTCGCGGATGAACGTTGGTCAGATTCTCGAGACTCACTTGGGCTGGGCTGCCAAGGGTCTGGGTATCCGCATCGGCGAAATGCTGAAGGCGCAAACCAAGGTCGAGCAAATGCGCAAGTATCTGACGACGATCTACAACGACAATGGCCGCGCGGAAGATCTGGACAAGTTTGATGATGAAGAGATCATGAAACTGGCCGAGAATCTGAAAAAAGGTGTGCCATTCGCCACGCCAGTGTTTGACGGCGCGAACGAAGAAGAGATCCGCCGCATGCTGGACCTGGCGTATCCGGACGACATCGCCAAGAACCTGGGCATGACCCCGTCGAAGAACCAGGTGACCATGTATGACGGTCGCACCGGTGAAGCCTTCGAACGCAAGGTCACTGTCGGCGTCATGCACATGCTGAAACTGCATCACTTGGTCGATGACAAGATGCATGCGCGTTCGACCGGTCCTTACTCGCTGGTGACGCAACAGCCGCTGGGTGGTAAAGCCCAGTTCGGTGGTCAGCGTTTCGGTGAGATGGAAGTCTGGGCACTGGAAGCGTATGGCGCGTCGTATGTCTTGCAAGAGATGTTGACCGTCAAGTCCGATGACGTGAATGGCCGTACCAAAGTGTACGAGAACCTGGTCAAGGGCGACCACGTGATCGACGCCGGCATGCCGGAATCGTTCAACGTGCTGGTCAAGGAAATCCGTTCGCTGGGTATCGATATCGACCTCGAACGCAACTAA
- the rplL gene encoding 50S ribosomal protein L7/L12: protein MAISKDDILEAVSAMSVMDLNDLVKAFEEKFGVSAAAMASAGPAAGPAAAAEEQTEFNVILDSFGANKVGVIKAVREITGLGLKEAKDLVDGAPKTVKEAVSKADAEAAQKKLVEAGATASIK, encoded by the coding sequence ATGGCAATTAGCAAAGACGATATCCTGGAAGCAGTTAGCGCCATGTCCGTAATGGACCTGAACGACCTGGTTAAAGCATTCGAAGAAAAATTCGGCGTGTCCGCAGCAGCGATGGCTTCGGCCGGTCCTGCAGCAGGCCCAGCAGCTGCTGCTGAAGAACAAACCGAATTCAACGTCATCCTGGACAGCTTCGGCGCAAACAAAGTTGGCGTCATTAAAGCAGTTCGCGAAATCACCGGCCTGGGCTTGAAAGAAGCTAAAGACCTGGTCGATGGCGCACCAAAAACTGTGAAAGAAGCAGTGTCGAAAGCTGACGCTGAAGCAGCACAGAAGAAACTGGTAGAAGCCGGCGCAACCGCTTCGATCAAGTAA
- the rplJ gene encoding 50S ribosomal protein L10, whose protein sequence is MSLNLNDKKAVVAEVSAQVANAQTIVVAEYRGIQVGHLTQLRAKARAQGVYLRVLKNTLARRSVEGTAFASLADAMTGPLIYSISADAVAAAKVIADFAKTNDKLVIKAGNYAGKPLDTAAVTALASIPSREVLISQLLGVMLAPVSGFARGLAALAAKKGEGAEAPAEEAAAEEAPAAA, encoded by the coding sequence GTGAGTCTCAATCTGAATGACAAAAAGGCCGTCGTCGCCGAAGTTTCCGCACAAGTAGCAAATGCGCAAACGATCGTCGTGGCCGAATATCGTGGCATCCAGGTTGGTCACTTGACGCAACTGCGTGCTAAAGCGCGTGCCCAAGGCGTGTACCTGCGTGTGTTGAAAAACACTCTGGCTCGTCGCTCCGTTGAAGGTACCGCATTCGCCAGCCTGGCAGATGCCATGACCGGCCCGTTGATCTACTCGATCTCGGCCGATGCCGTTGCAGCAGCTAAAGTCATCGCTGACTTCGCTAAAACCAACGACAAACTGGTCATCAAAGCAGGTAACTACGCAGGCAAGCCGCTGGATACAGCTGCTGTCACCGCGTTGGCGAGCATTCCTAGCCGTGAAGTTCTCATTTCGCAGTTGTTGGGCGTTATGCTGGCTCCGGTTTCGGGCTTTGCACGTGGTCTGGCTGCCCTGGCAGCGAAAAAAGGCGAAGGCGCCGAAGCTCCTGCAGAAGAAGCAGCAGCAGAAGAAGCCCCAGCAGCCGCTTAA
- the rplA gene encoding 50S ribosomal protein L1: MAKLSKRIKALKAKVDRTKVYAFDNAVALIKECATAKFNESIDVSVQLGVDPKKSDQVVRGSVVLPAGTGKTVRVAVFASGEKAEAAKAAGADIVGMEDLAERIKAGDMPFDIVIASPDTMRIVGTLGQILGPRGMMPNPKVGTVTPDVATAVKNAKAGQVQYRTDKSGIIHATIGRKSFADADLKSNLVALIDALNKAKPASSKGVYLRKVSLSSTMGAGVRVDQTSLAA; encoded by the coding sequence ATGGCTAAGTTATCCAAACGTATCAAGGCTTTGAAAGCCAAAGTCGACCGTACCAAAGTGTACGCTTTCGACAACGCTGTCGCTCTGATCAAAGAGTGCGCAACGGCCAAGTTCAATGAATCGATCGACGTATCGGTACAACTGGGTGTTGATCCTAAGAAATCCGACCAAGTGGTGCGCGGCTCCGTCGTGCTGCCAGCTGGTACCGGCAAAACCGTACGCGTGGCAGTTTTCGCGTCGGGCGAAAAAGCAGAAGCCGCTAAAGCAGCTGGCGCCGACATCGTTGGTATGGAAGACCTGGCTGAGCGTATCAAAGCCGGCGACATGCCTTTCGATATCGTTATCGCTTCGCCAGATACCATGCGTATCGTTGGTACCCTGGGTCAGATCCTGGGCCCACGCGGTATGATGCCTAACCCGAAAGTTGGCACTGTTACTCCTGACGTCGCTACCGCCGTGAAAAACGCGAAAGCCGGTCAAGTTCAGTACCGTACCGACAAATCCGGTATCATCCACGCTACCATCGGCCGTAAATCGTTCGCTGACGCAGATCTGAAATCGAATCTGGTCGCACTGATCGACGCACTGAACAAAGCCAAGCCAGCATCGAGCAAAGGCGTGTACCTGCGCAAAGTTTCGCTGTCGTCGACCATGGGCGCTGGCGTCCGTGTTGACCAGACTAGCCTGGCAGCTTAA
- the rplK gene encoding 50S ribosomal protein L11 — protein sequence MAKKIIGFIKLQVPAGKANPSPPIGPALGQRGLNIMEFCKAFNAQTQGLEAGMPIPVVITAFADKSFTFVMKTPPATYLIKKAAAITKGSPKPHTDKVGTLTRAQAEEIAKLKTPDLTAADMDAAVRTIAGSARSIGITVEGVV from the coding sequence ATGGCAAAGAAAATCATTGGTTTTATCAAGCTGCAAGTACCAGCTGGTAAAGCAAACCCATCCCCACCAATCGGTCCAGCTCTGGGTCAACGTGGTCTGAACATCATGGAATTCTGCAAAGCCTTCAATGCACAGACCCAAGGTCTGGAAGCAGGCATGCCGATTCCAGTCGTGATCACCGCGTTTGCGGACAAGTCCTTCACGTTCGTGATGAAGACGCCTCCAGCAACCTACCTGATCAAAAAAGCTGCTGCGATCACCAAAGGTTCGCCGAAGCCACATACCGACAAAGTCGGTACGCTGACCCGCGCACAAGCTGAAGAAATCGCTAAATTGAAAACCCCTGATCTGACCGCTGCCGACATGGATGCTGCTGTACGCACCATCGCTGGTTCCGCTCGTTCGATTGGTATCACGGTGGAAGGTGTTGTATAA